The following are encoded together in the Lactuca sativa cultivar Salinas chromosome 1, Lsat_Salinas_v11, whole genome shotgun sequence genome:
- the LOC111896944 gene encoding heat stress transcription factor A-5, whose amino-acid sequence MEGNQAVSGGGGGGGGGGPAPFLLKTYDMVDDSMTDEIVSWSTNRNSFVVWNPPEFARLLLPTYFKHNNFSSFIRQLNTYGFRKIDPERWEFANEEFAKDQKHLLKNIHRRKPIHSHSNPQSSTIDPERAAFEEEIDKLTREKTSLEKNITRFKQQQPVSKLQVEDLTHRVNTIEERQDTLLTFLKKAAQNPDFVEHLAQKLESMDFSADNKKRRFFPEDNNNTNTNSLPQSPSRPDFGNIFHRDFSNKLRLELSPAVSDINFVSNSTQSSNEDNGTGSPQIIVSERTHGSLPFNQETQELSDSCTSFGFNMDSSFINKTCLDSNKDTTKGHDSCQLNLTLASCVSQIDTCQDTDTMPQSFEEIGKPPEWAAAAARVPEKNTTPAAPVAPAAAQTRVNDVFWEQFLTERPGSLDVEEASSNLRANSSFENSRNLQNLTL is encoded by the exons ATGGAAGGTAATCAGGCGGTATCCGGCGgcggaggtggaggaggtggaggaggaccAGCTCCCTTTCTTCTAAAGACGTACGATATGGTTGACGACTCCATGACCGATGAAATAGTGTCGTGGAGCACAAACAGGAACAGTTTCGTTGTGTGGAACCCTCCTGAATTTGCTCGCCTGTTGTTGCCAACTTATTTCAAGCACAATAACTTTTCCAGCTTCATTAGACAGCTCAATACATAT GGTTTCAGGAAGATCGATCCTGAAAGATGGGAATTCGCAAACGAAGAATTCGCTAAAGATCAAAAACACCTTCTGAAGAACATTCATCGAAGAAAACCAATTCACAGCCACAGTAATCCACAATCTTCAACCATCGATCCCGAAAGAGcagcttttgaagaagaaatCGATAAACTCACACGTGAAAAAACTTCACTCGAAAAAAACATCACGAGATTCAAACAACAACAACCAGTTTCAAAGCTCCAAGTCGAAGACCTCACTCACCGAGTCAACACCATCGAAGAACGCCAAGACACACTCCTAACATTCCTCAAAAAAGCCGCTCAAAATCCCGATTTTGTCGAACACCTTGCTCAAAAGCTCGAATCAATGGATTTTTCAGCCGATAACAAAAAAAGAAGATTTTTCCCCgaagataataataatactaataccAATAGTCTCCCTCAGAGCCCATCTAGACCAGATTTCGGAAACATTTTTCATCGTGATTTTTCAAATAAGCTTCGATTAGAGTTATCGCCAGCTGTTTCTGACATAAACTTTGTATCAAACAGCACTCAAAGCTCAAACGAAGATAATGGAACTGGAAGCCCTCAAATCATAGTATCTGAAAGGACACATGGCAGCCTTCCATTTAATCAAGAAACCCAAGAACTTTCAGATAGCTGCACTTCATTTGGCTTCAACATGGATTCTTCTTTCATAAACAAAACATGTTTAGATTCCAATAAAGACACCACCAAAGGCCACGATTCATGTCAACTGAATCTAACTTTAGCATCTTGTGTTTCACAAATCGACACGTGTCAGGATACCGACACAATGCCACAGTCATTTGAGGAGATCGGAAAGCCGCCGGAGTGGGCGGCGGCAGCCGCCAGAGTCCCGGAAAAGAACACAACTCCGGCGGCTCCGGTGGCACCTGCAGCTGCTCAGACGAGGGTTAATGATGTTTTCTGGGAGCAGTTTTTGACTGAAAGACCGGGTTCTTTGGATGTTGAGGAAGCGAGTTCGAATCTGAGGGCAAATTCGTCATTTGAGAATTCGAGGAATTTGCAGAATCTGACTCTTTGA
- the LOC111904773 gene encoding carbon catabolite repressor protein 4 homolog 3 isoform X2: MCRKDINTLLLSLECFIFVLILFLLPSKNTQMNGCQTHVDDTENLKTHRSILVGNIHVLFNPSRGDIKLGQVRLFLAKAHRLLETWGNIPIILGGDFNSMPQLNIQHHERKKICGQNCPLHYPTFQCHSNYYSSRSVNPIIFSPLICAKDVNALPSPSSKIALESFFTVQLFFHLLSGL, translated from the exons ATGTGTAgaaaagacataaataccctccTATTGAGTCTTGAGTGTTTCATATTTGTTCTAATCTTATTTCTTCTACCCTCTAAAAACACACAGATGAATGGGTGTCAAACACATGTTGATGACACTGAAAATCTAAA GACACATCGAAGCATATTGGTTGGAAATATACATGTGCTTTTTAACCCAAGTCGTGGGGATATTAAGCTCGGTCAG GTACGATTATTTCTTGCAAAGGCTCATAGACTTTTGGAGACATGGGGCAATATACCAATTATACTTGGTGGAGATTTTAATAGTATGCCTCAG TTAAACATCCAACACCATGAACGCAAAAAAATATGTGGGCAGAATTGTCCATTACATTACCCAACATTTCAGTGTCATAGTAATTATTATTCTTCTAGGTCTGTTAATCCAATTATTTTTTCACCTCTTATctgtgcaaaagacgtaaatgccctccccTCCCCCTCATCGAAAATTGCCTTGGAAAGCTTCTTCACTGTCCAGCTATTTTTTCACCTCTTATCTGGTTTATAG
- the LOC111904773 gene encoding carbon catabolite repressor protein 4 homolog 3 isoform X1, with product MCRKDINTLLLSLECFIFVLILFLLPSKNTQMNGCQTHVDDTENLKTHRSILVGNIHVLFNPSRGDIKLGQVRLFLAKAHRLLETWGNIPIILGGDFNSMPQSAMYQFIASSELNIQHHERKKICGQNCPLHYPTFQCHSNYYSSRSVNPIIFSPLICAKDVNALPSPSSKIALESFFTVQLFFHLLSGL from the exons ATGTGTAgaaaagacataaataccctccTATTGAGTCTTGAGTGTTTCATATTTGTTCTAATCTTATTTCTTCTACCCTCTAAAAACACACAGATGAATGGGTGTCAAACACATGTTGATGACACTGAAAATCTAAA GACACATCGAAGCATATTGGTTGGAAATATACATGTGCTTTTTAACCCAAGTCGTGGGGATATTAAGCTCGGTCAG GTACGATTATTTCTTGCAAAGGCTCATAGACTTTTGGAGACATGGGGCAATATACCAATTATACTTGGTGGAGATTTTAATAGTATGCCTCAG aGTGCAATGTATCAGTTCATAGCTTCAtcagag TTAAACATCCAACACCATGAACGCAAAAAAATATGTGGGCAGAATTGTCCATTACATTACCCAACATTTCAGTGTCATAGTAATTATTATTCTTCTAGGTCTGTTAATCCAATTATTTTTTCACCTCTTATctgtgcaaaagacgtaaatgccctccccTCCCCCTCATCGAAAATTGCCTTGGAAAGCTTCTTCACTGTCCAGCTATTTTTTCACCTCTTATCTGGTTTATAG